One Streptomyces sp. NBC_00554 DNA segment encodes these proteins:
- the frc gene encoding formyl-CoA transferase, protein MTTKALEGIRVLDMTHVQSGPSATQLLAWLGADVLKLEAPTGDITRKQLRDIPDVDSLYFTMLNSNKRSITLNTKTERGKQLLTELIRSSDVMVENFGPGAIDRMGFTWDRIREINPRIVYASIKGFGEGPYTNYKAYEVVAQAMGGAMATTGFEDGPPLATGAQIGDSGTGIHAVAGILAALFQRENTGRGQRVNVAMQHAVLNLCRVKLRDQQRLAHGPLAEYPNEDFGDEVPRSGNASGGGQPGWAVKCAPGGPNDYVYVIVQPVGWKPITALLGRPELADDPEWATPEARLPKLGKMFQLIEEWTSTLPKMEVLERLNAHHIPCGPILSTKEIIEDESLVANEMVVRVPHPERGEFVTVGSPLKLSDSPVDVTSPPLLGEHNEEVYVGELGLGDEELRLLKSSGVI, encoded by the coding sequence GTGACGACGAAGGCTCTCGAAGGCATCCGAGTCCTCGACATGACACATGTGCAGTCCGGTCCCTCAGCGACCCAGCTGCTGGCCTGGCTGGGCGCGGACGTCCTCAAGCTGGAGGCGCCGACCGGTGACATCACGCGCAAGCAACTGCGCGACATCCCGGACGTCGACTCCCTCTACTTCACGATGCTCAACAGCAACAAGCGCAGCATCACCCTCAACACCAAGACCGAACGCGGCAAGCAGCTCCTCACCGAACTGATCCGCAGCTCCGACGTGATGGTCGAGAACTTCGGACCCGGCGCCATCGACCGCATGGGCTTCACCTGGGACCGCATCCGCGAGATCAACCCCCGCATCGTCTACGCCTCCATCAAGGGCTTCGGCGAAGGCCCGTACACCAACTACAAGGCGTACGAGGTCGTCGCCCAGGCCATGGGCGGAGCCATGGCGACCACCGGCTTCGAGGACGGACCGCCCCTGGCGACCGGCGCCCAGATAGGAGACTCGGGCACCGGAATCCACGCCGTGGCGGGGATCCTCGCGGCGCTGTTCCAGCGGGAGAACACCGGCCGCGGCCAGCGGGTCAATGTGGCCATGCAGCATGCTGTGCTCAACCTCTGCCGGGTGAAGCTGCGCGATCAGCAGCGCCTGGCCCATGGTCCACTCGCCGAATATCCCAACGAGGACTTCGGCGACGAGGTTCCCAGGTCCGGGAACGCCTCCGGCGGCGGGCAGCCGGGCTGGGCGGTCAAGTGCGCCCCCGGCGGCCCCAACGACTACGTGTACGTGATCGTCCAGCCCGTCGGCTGGAAACCGATCACCGCGCTCCTGGGCCGGCCCGAGCTCGCGGACGACCCCGAGTGGGCCACCCCCGAAGCCCGGCTGCCCAAGCTCGGGAAGATGTTCCAGCTCATCGAGGAATGGACCAGCACCCTCCCCAAGATGGAGGTGCTGGAGAGGCTCAACGCCCACCACATCCCCTGCGGCCCGATCCTCTCCACCAAGGAGATCATCGAGGACGAGTCGCTGGTCGCCAACGAGATGGTCGTACGGGTGCCGCACCCCGAACGGGGCGAGTTCGTGACCGTGGGCAGCCCCCTGAAGCTCTCCGACTCCCCCGTCGACGTGACCAGTCCGCCGCTGCTCGGCGAACACAACGAAGAGGTCTACGTCGGCGAACTCGGTCTCGGGGACGAGGAGCTGCGCCTCCTCAAGTCGAGCGGGGTGATCTGA